The Sulfolobus sp. A20 genomic interval AATCGTCTCTTTCCATTTCATAAACTCCCTTACCTAATACCTTAACTTTTACGTCTTTCTGATATGGAGCCCACAAGGTAAAGGTTACGCCATTATCTTCAACTTTTGGACCAAATGAAGTCATAAATAACAGTTGTAAAGATTAGCTAAAAATATCGTGGTATAAACTGAACTTCCTTCCCACCATATCCCTTTTGCGAGTATTGAAAAATTAACAAATCATGTTGGACATTTTGAAAGAGCGAGAATTTAGTATTTTTCAAATTATAGTTTGAGCTATAGATCCAGCTAATATCATCATTGCGATCGATATTAGCAAAAAGGTTATGTTGAGCTTTGATAGTTTGGCTATTGAACTCCTCAGCTCTAGCCCAGCTATATCACCCTCTTTTACGTTCATGACTAATCTAATCCTATTACTCATCACTATGCCCGAGCCAAAAGCTAGCAATCCGAAAGCCCCTCCTATTAGGTTTAAGAAAGCTCTAATCCTAACACTAAGGTTTTCATGTAATACCGCGTCCACTATAAATAGGTTTCCTTTGTATGGTATTAAATAAATATACGCGAATATAATGATACCCGTTATGATAGTAATTACAGAAGAGATCATGAAGAACTTTCCCATTTTTTCGTACTGCTTCTTATCCTGAGGCTTTACTAAGAAGTTGAGAAATGCTGCTCCAGCCCACAATGCTCCAAAAAATCCGTGAATCTCATTTAGCACGTCAAAGATTACATTCATAAATTTCAACTCCTTTAAGAGGATAAAAACTTTAGCCGGAGTAATAGGTTTATCACATTAAGATAAAAATTATAATAAAGCTTAATATTTCTTTAGGACACATAGTAAAATAATTTAAGATAATGAAAAAGTTACAGAAAATCTACGATAAGGAAAAATTTATTATTCACAATATCTAATAATATTTTATGAATAAGATTCTTCTAATAAGTATAATACTTGGAGCTACAGTAGCGTCGATAGTTGGTTATGCATATTACACGTACTACTATTTGCCTAACTACTATTATCAACAGTCGTTATATTATTATAACCATCAGTTAGGAATGATGGGTTATGGAGGAATGATGATGAGTGGTAGTATGATGGGTGGGTATGCCAATCTCCAACAAATTCCCATAGGTGAAAGTTATACGCATGCTGAAAACTCCTCTTATGTAAAAATATTTCCCTCAAACGATTCCATAATATTTTATACAAAAGATATTAATTTAGTTATATTATCTATGGGTCATACCAGAGCTTACAATCTAACCCATTATATACCTCCTTCCAATATGCACGCAGAAGATAACGTTTTCGTAATTGATGGTCTAATAAATCCAACACTTGTGATCCCACAAGGTGCAACAGTCCATATAACATTAATTAATCTAGATGAAGGTGATTATCACAATATTGCTATAACTACGCTTAGTCCCCCTTATCCTTATTACGTTATGATGTATGTGAGAATGAACATTCTAACCATGACCCCTATGTTACCTCCGGCAAACTATAATTCCGGTTATGCATATTCATTCTCTTCTAACGTCGTATTTTACAACCCTGGAAATTATTACTACATATGTGAGTATCCCGGACATGCAGAAATGGGAATGTATGGTGAGATAATAGTTTACGGGTGAGATTAATGGAAACTTATCAAATATTGGGTATAGTTGCCTCAATATTAATATTGGTATCGTTATTCATCATGATGACTATGTCCTTCCCATATTATGGAATGATGGGAGGTAGATTTGCTATGATGAGAGGTTTCTTCTTCATGCCATTCTTTGTCGCGATACCATCGTTAGTACTAGGTTTAATTGGTTCGCTAATTTCAGATAAGCAGGTTGGGGGGATATTATTAATAATTGCGTCAGTCCTATCGCTACCAGTATTCTTTGGATTCTTTGGTGTTTCCTTCGTTCTTCTTCTGATAGCTGGTATATTAGCGCTTACTACTAAGAAAACATAAATT includes:
- a CDS encoding sulfocyanin-like copper-binding protein, producing MNKILLISIILGATVASIVGYAYYTYYYLPNYYYQQSLYYYNHQLGMMGYGGMMMSGSMMGGYANLQQIPIGESYTHAENSSYVKIFPSNDSIIFYTKDINLVILSMGHTRAYNLTHYIPPSNMHAEDNVFVIDGLINPTLVIPQGATVHITLINLDEGDYHNIAITTLSPPYPYYVMMYVRMNILTMTPMLPPANYNSGYAYSFSSNVVFYNPGNYYYICEYPGHAEMGMYGEIIVYG